Genomic segment of Candidatus Binataceae bacterium:
GATGTGACTTTCCCCCAGACGATGGATTGCACCGGCCACGGCAGCATCAGCGGAAGTTTCATCCTCCCGAACACCGCCACGACGGCTCTGCTCAGCAAAATAGATAGCTCGACTGGCAATCCCGTCTCGTTGTTCCCGGTCGGCGTGCAAGGACCGATCTCAGCTTCGGGCACTAACCCGGCAGCCAACACGTTCTCGTTCTGCGCTCCGGGACTGAATGAAATGAACGCCGGCGATGTTAGCTACGTGATTACGCGCTTTGACCTTCCCAGCCCTACGCCAACTGCGACTCCGACTCCTGTTGAGCCGACGGCGACACCAACCATTCCCGCTCCGGGTCCGAGTTCGACTCCAGCCCCCATTTCGGTAGCAACAGCCTCGATCACGCCGAGCGCGCTCCCCACGCCAGCGTCCGTGGCATCACCTTGTCCCTCCTCGTGCTTTAGTAACGGCCAAGGTACCGCGATGTGTCCCGGCGTCTGCAACAACGCGCTGCTGCCGCCTTTCTGATCAAGCCTGGCAACAAAGTGGTGAAGCTCTTGAAATCGATTGTTCGCATCGCATACGTGGCACTCGCGCTGGTCTATTTTGCGGCCTGCTCAAACTCGAGCAGCGGCAGCTCCGCCACTACGACCTCGTTCGGTGACATCCAGGTCGTGTTCACGGCGACCGTCACCGACGACAGCGGCAGCACGATCCCTTTGAAAAACGTTTTGCTGAATGTGGCCAACGTACTCGTCAACACGACCGCCATGGCGAGCACGAGCGCGACGAATTGGCGCACCATTCCCCTTCCGGACCAAGCTCCCGCGGGCAGCCCGCCGGGCGCGTTCCAGATGGATCTGAACAGCGTCGCCGGACTACCAGTCGTGTATAACACCACGCAGATTCTGACCGGGAACTATCAGACGCTGCAGATCCAGCTCGATCCCTCCCCGGGCGCGATCGTGCCGCTATGCGCAGGCGCCAGCCTTGAAGGATGCATCCTGTATCCGATCCAGCTTAACAGCGCCGCTTTGGTCATTCAGATAAATGCTCCGGTTCAGACCTCCAGTCCTACCACTGTTGTTGTCAATCTGAACTTCGACATCACGGATGCCCCCACCAGCACAGGCGGCCCCTACGTGGTCGATCTGACCGCCAGCCAGGTAACCAGCCCCGTCCCCGGTGTCGGAACCGTGTTGGCTACCGTGAAGGGTAATTCCACTGTAACCGGCGGGACAGTTCAGACGCTGACCGCATTCGTCGCCGGGACGGATACGTTCGTCACCAGTATCCCGATCGGTCCGAACAACACCTTCATGCTGACATTGCCTGCCAGCGAGGCCGGCACGCTTTACGACCTGGTAGTAGCGGGCAACAACTCTACTTACTCCGCCCTGCGGATTCCGCCGCTCATGCCCAACACACCCTCAATACAGACCTTCAGCGTGCAGGCTAATCAGACCGTCGGCGCGATCGCGGGGCAGGTCGTCGATGCCTGCACAGGGCTTGGAATCGAAGGCGCCACGGTTGAGCTTCTGGTTGCGCCGGCGAATCAGAACACGATCACACTCATGAGTTGCTTTAGCCCCACGACAATCGGCGAATGCATCGTCGCAATCTCGACTATGAGCGACGTAACGGGTCAATATCCCGAGCTAAACGCGCTCAACAATCCAACCGGGTCGTTCGCAGAAATTCCGAGCCTCCCTTTCCCGAAGGGCACGCCCACGCCTCCTATCGGTCCGTACATTATTAGCGTATCGGCCCCCGGTTATGACACGTTGTTAGCGCAAGGCACTTCAAACGCATCCACCACGCAAGACGCCGGCATCTGCATCGTCAACGGCACCAAGGGCTCGTGTAACTTTCCGCTTACGTCAGTGTTCATAAGCGGCACCGTGACATTGGACGCTGCTCCAGCCCCGGGACAAGATGTCAGTGTCATCGTGTTTGGTGAGACCAGCGGCACCACCAACCTGGTCGCGATGTCAGATCCGATACTCTTCACCAGTTCGACACCGACGAAGCAGAGTTACACGATGCGCGTGCCGTCGAATAACGAGCTCGACTTTTTTGCCGAGGCAACAGACACATACCAAGGTGCAGCCGATCCATACACCGGCCATACCATCGATGTGGGATCAAAGATCGCTACTCCTCCAACCCCATGCGCAACAGCCGGCGCCACCTTGAACTTCTCCCTTAGTTGTGCGGGCCATGGCAGCGTGACCGGCAACCTTGTGGGTGCGAACAATCTGACATCCGTGGTGCTGAGCAAGAACGGCGTGCAGCTCATGACCGGGAACGCAATTGCGCCCGTCCCTTCCGCGAGTCCGACGCCTTGGTCGTACGCCATCTGCGCTCCCGGAGATTCCTATACAATCACTCGCTACCAGCCAACCCCGACCGCGTCAGGAACTCCAGTTCCAACTCCAATTTCCTCGGCGAGCATCGCGATTCCGCTAGCCTCGCCGACATCAAGTGGCTGCCCGACGACTTGTCTGAAAGTCGATGGAAGCTGCCCAGGCAACTGTGCGAGCACGAATCAGGACTTGGGGAACTCGCAATGAAATCCAGCAATCGAATCATCCTTGCGATCATCACGGGCGTACTCGCGGTCGCGACGGTGTCCTGCAACAACTCGCTCGGCGGATTCGCCGGCTCGGTCGGCAATACACCCGACACCACGCCTTCGACCGCTTACAAGATCTTCGGCAATATCGGGATGCCGTTTACCGCGCTAATTTCCGACTCGCGCTCGTCGTGGACGGTCCAAGGCACGGCGCCGATCAGTATCTCTATTGCCAACAGCGCGCTGCCCGCTCGGATGATCGTCACCAAACTCGTCAGCGACAACTCGCTGATGAGTGTCGAGATCCTCAATGGAATATCGGTTAGCGACGTCGCGTCGACTTCCGATCCCTTCGGTACCGCCCAGGTGCAGATCGGCGGTAAGCTGCTCGGGGTCGCCGCCACAGCCAATCCCAGTGTGCAGATCTATGTGCCCGGTCCATTTGGCGAGCCGTACCAGGGACTGATCGAAGACACGCAGGTCGCATTCACGATCGCCGACTTCGCGCCGGCGGTTTACCTGTTTGACAGTCCCGATGGATCGGTCACGGGCCAGTTTTTCCAGTCGATCAACCTGGGCGGTTTGCTCGTGATCGAAACTGTAAACGGCGCCGTCGTTGATAGCGGCGTGGCAGCAAAGGTCGTCGTCAAAGACTGAACGAAGTGCGCCTTTCGTTCAGCGCCGCAAACCAACCGTTCAATTGACTTTTCGTGCGAGTCGCGCTCCTTTGATTGACAGCTTGCCCGGTTCGTCATACTTAGCCGGACGAGGCGTGAAGGTGTCGTCACGAGGTAATTTCGGGATTGTAGGGTCCGTCTATTCTCTATGAACAGGCTCGTTCGCCGGGCTCTGCTTGCGATTGTGGTGTTGGCGCTGATCGCGGCGACCGTTCCCGGCTATCATTACTATCGCTACTTCTCCTCGCACGTCTCGACCGACGATGCGTATGCTGACGGCACCGTCGCCCTGGTCTCATCGCGCGTCGCGGGAACGATCACCAACGTTTACGTCGAAGACAACTGGACCGTTAAGCAGGGCGAGCTGCTCCTGACCCTCGATTCGCGCGACTTCGAGGTTCGCGTGCAGCAAGCGCAGGCCCAGCTTGCACGCGCACGCCAGTCGATTGACGAAATGTATGCGCAGGTTAACGCGGCCGAGGCCGGGGTCGCTCTCGCGCAGTCGCAGGCGCGCCAGGCCAAGATCGATTACGACCGCGCCGTACAGTTGAAGAACCAGGGCGTCGTCTCAAGCGAATTTTACGATCAAGCCAACACCGGACTTAAGATTGCCGTCGCTGATGAGCAACTGGCGCAACATCAGCTCACCCAGGCGCAGGCCGCACTCGGAAGAGCCCCCGATGGCGCGGCAGACCATCAGGACCACGTAGCCAACGACGGCCACTATGATCGCCCGATCGTCTCGCAGGCGCGGGCCGCTCTGGAAGCCGCCGAGCTCGATCTCACTTACACGAAAATCACCGCACCGTTCCGCGGCATTGTGACTCACAAAACCGCTCACGTTGGAAATCGCGTGCAGGTCGGAGAGCCGCTCCTCGCCGTCGTGCCGATGGACAAGCTCTACGTCACCGCCAACTTCAAGGAGACGCAGCTCACCGATGTGCGCGTCGGCCAGAAGGCAACGGTCGAGGCCGACATCTACCCCGGCTACATCTATGAGGGTCACGTCGATTCGATCAGCATGGGCACCGGCGCAGCGTTCTCACTGCTGCCGCCTGAGAATGCGACCGGCAACTGGGTCAAAGTCGTGCAGCGTATCCCGGTCAAGATCGTGCTCGACAGTCCGCCGCCGCCCGACAAGCCGCTACGTCTGGGATTGTCAGTCGAGGTTTCTATCGACATCAGTGACAAGAGCGGGCCGATGCTGTCGTCGATCGTGCAGCATCATTACGAAAACGACCAGGGCACCACTCCCAACGAGACTTTGCCGATGCCGCCGATGCCCGATGCGAATCCGAGCAGCGCGGCGCAGCCCGAAGGCCGGCAGCCGCGATTGTTCAACCGCCTGATGAATCGCCTGCACAATCAGTAGCCTCGGCGCGCATCGGCTATGAACATCTGCCGCGCTCGTCTGGTGACACGCGTGTCAGTTTTGTTTGCCCGTGAGCGCCGGCTGTATTAACCTTCGTCGCAACACCGGTTCCACCTCGGATGCTCACCAGTCAGCAAATCGAATCCCCATTGGCTTTATTTCTCGACGCGCGAATTGCGCGCATCGCCGTCCTCGCGAGTGGATGGGAAACCACCGTCTTCGAGTTCGTCCTGAGCTCGCCGTCGGGGCGCTTTCCGGCCATGCCGGTCGGTCAGCCGCTCGTGCTGCGCTTCTACCAGAGCACCGACGCTGCTGAGAAAGGCGCGCGCGAGTACCTCACGATGGACAGGATTTCTGCTGCCGGAATCGCCGTCCCGCGTCCGTACGCCTTCGTCGAGGATCCCGAGGCGATCGGCGCGCCGTTCCTCGTGATGCAACGCCTGGAGGGCGGTCCGCTCTTCTCCACGCGCAGCTTCCCGCAGGCATTCAAGACTTTCTCACTGGCGTTTTTTTCGTTCGTGCAGACCCAGGCGCGAATTCATCGGCTCGATCCGATGGCGCCCGGACTACGCGATATTCCGCGTACCTCGGCTCGGCCCGGCGACGGCGACATGCCGCTGCTTGATCGCTTGCTCCGCATAATCGACGAGCGCGTCGAACAAGGGCCGCTGCCCGGTCTTCGCAACGCGCTGCATCGGCTGACCACGCGCGCGCCGCAGTTCCACGACGAGAAGAAATCGATCGTGCACATGGATTACCATCCGCAGAACGCGATCGTCGCGGGCTTCAAGGTCACCGGCATTATCGATTGGGTGAAGAGCGACGTCGGCGATCGGCATCTGGATGCGGCCACGACCGCCGTCATCCTGTCGTCGTCCGCGATGGAGCATCCGCGATGGATGCGCGATAACGTCATCGGCAATTCGCTGCGCATGAGCTTCTCCGCGCTCTACCTGCCGCTCTATCATGCGATGGCGCCGATGGACTTCGAGCGCTTCCGCTACTGCCAGGCCGTCGCCGCCGTGCTCAGGCTTTCGATGCTCGGCATGATGTCCGCGCAGGGAGCCGAGACGGTAGGATTTCGGCCCGAGGCGATAAGCGAAGTCACGCCGGGCGTGGTGCGGCTCTTGTCGCGCTATGCTACGCGCAAGAGCGGAACCGCGGCCCGCGTCGATCTCGCGCGGCCGCGAATCGCATAACCAACCAAGCCCTCGAAACTAACGAGGAGACTCCGCAATGGCTGACATTGCCTTTTTGAGCGCGCGCACGATCGCCAAGCAGATCCGCGATCGCAAGATCTCAAGCCGCGAAGCGCTGGACTTTTTTCTCGCCCGAGTCGAGTCGCTCGACAAGCCGATCAACTCTGTAGTGACGATCGACGCAGAGCGAGCCCGCCGCGAAGCCGACGAAGCCGATGCTGCACTGGCGCGCAGCGAAAATCGCGGCCCGCTGCACGGCGTGCCGATCACGATCAAAGATTCGTTCCAGACCAAGGGGATGCGCACGACGTCGGGCGCGCCGGAGCTGTCGAGCTTCATCCCGACCGAAGATGCGTGGCCGGTCGCGCGGCTGCGCGAAGCGGGCGCGATCATTTACGGCAAGACCAACCTGCCGATCTACGCCGGCGATTTGCAAAGTTACAACGAAGTATTCGGCACGACCAACAACCCGTACGACGTGACGCGCACTCCGGGCGGCTCGTCGGGAGGCTCGGCGGCCGCGCTCGCATGCGGCTTCACTCCGCTCGAGCTCGGTAGCGATATCGGCGGTTCGATCCGCCTGCCCTCGCATATGTCCGGCGTGACCGGACACAAGCCCAGCTACGGCATCGTGCCCGCGCACGGCCAGATTCCAGGACCACCGGGAACGTTGACGATGGCCGATCTCGCGGTCGCGGGACCGATGGCGCGCACCGTCGAGGACTTGCAGCTCGGCCTCGACATCATGACGACTCCGAATCGCTGGGAGCATCCTGCCTGGAGCATCAAGCTGCCGCCGCCGCGCCATCGCTTGCTCAGCGAATATCGCATCGCGGCGTGGCTCGACGATCCGGCGTGCCGCGTCGAGCCCGAAGTTCGCGAGCTGCTGGAGAACGCCGCGCACAAGCTCGAGGCCGCAGGCGCGAAGGTCGATCGCAACGCGCGTCCGGCCTTCACGCTCGATAAGGTCGCCGATACATTTTTCGCACTGCTCCAGGCGGCGCTCGCGGGCGGAGTGCCTCCTAACAAACTCGACGACTACGCGAACACTGTGGGCGATACTCCGGCGGCGCAGACGCGGCGGCTGCTCGCGATGCGCCATCGGCAATGGCTCAGCTACAATGAGCGGCGCCTCCAGATGCGCAAGCGGTGGGAAGAGTTCTTCGCCGACTGGGACATCATGCTGATGCCGGTGATGCCCTGCCCGGCGATACCGCACGATCACTCCGAGCCGATGGCAAGCAGGGTCGCCACAATCGACGGCGAGCAACGTAACTACTGGAGCCTCACAACCTGGATGG
This window contains:
- a CDS encoding HlyD family secretion protein; translation: MNRLVRRALLAIVVLALIAATVPGYHYYRYFSSHVSTDDAYADGTVALVSSRVAGTITNVYVEDNWTVKQGELLLTLDSRDFEVRVQQAQAQLARARQSIDEMYAQVNAAEAGVALAQSQARQAKIDYDRAVQLKNQGVVSSEFYDQANTGLKIAVADEQLAQHQLTQAQAALGRAPDGAADHQDHVANDGHYDRPIVSQARAALEAAELDLTYTKITAPFRGIVTHKTAHVGNRVQVGEPLLAVVPMDKLYVTANFKETQLTDVRVGQKATVEADIYPGYIYEGHVDSISMGTGAAFSLLPPENATGNWVKVVQRIPVKIVLDSPPPPDKPLRLGLSVEVSIDISDKSGPMLSSIVQHHYENDQGTTPNETLPMPPMPDANPSSAAQPEGRQPRLFNRLMNRLHNQ
- a CDS encoding amidase translates to MADIAFLSARTIAKQIRDRKISSREALDFFLARVESLDKPINSVVTIDAERARREADEADAALARSENRGPLHGVPITIKDSFQTKGMRTTSGAPELSSFIPTEDAWPVARLREAGAIIYGKTNLPIYAGDLQSYNEVFGTTNNPYDVTRTPGGSSGGSAAALACGFTPLELGSDIGGSIRLPSHMSGVTGHKPSYGIVPAHGQIPGPPGTLTMADLAVAGPMARTVEDLQLGLDIMTTPNRWEHPAWSIKLPPPRHRLLSEYRIAAWLDDPACRVEPEVRELLENAAHKLEAAGAKVDRNARPAFTLDKVADTFFALLQAALAGGVPPNKLDDYANTVGDTPAAQTRRLLAMRHRQWLSYNERRLQMRKRWEEFFADWDIMLMPVMPCPAIPHDHSEPMASRVATIDGEQRNYWSLTTWMAPAGACYLPATVIPVGLTKSGLPIGIQIAGPYLNDRTTLDLAKRLLPLVGKIPHPKGF
- a CDS encoding phosphotransferase, yielding MLTSQQIESPLALFLDARIARIAVLASGWETTVFEFVLSSPSGRFPAMPVGQPLVLRFYQSTDAAEKGAREYLTMDRISAAGIAVPRPYAFVEDPEAIGAPFLVMQRLEGGPLFSTRSFPQAFKTFSLAFFSFVQTQARIHRLDPMAPGLRDIPRTSARPGDGDMPLLDRLLRIIDERVEQGPLPGLRNALHRLTTRAPQFHDEKKSIVHMDYHPQNAIVAGFKVTGIIDWVKSDVGDRHLDAATTAVILSSSAMEHPRWMRDNVIGNSLRMSFSALYLPLYHAMAPMDFERFRYCQAVAAVLRLSMLGMMSAQGAETVGFRPEAISEVTPGVVRLLSRYATRKSGTAARVDLARPRIA